One window from the genome of Pseudanabaena yagii GIHE-NHR1 encodes:
- the serS gene encoding serine--tRNA ligase, translating into MLDIKLVRSQPEQVQARLNSRGKGYDISRLVELEQEVRALETQRSHLQAESNDIGKQVGIKMKAGAPAAEIEALKARSPEIKQQLAELEPKERALREESNVILMTLPNLPSETTPIGANETENVEIRRWGDEYKTTRTDILPHWEIGEKLGILNFERAVKIAQTRFVNLMGAGAALERALIQFMLNTHTANGYVEVAPPLLVNTASMTGTGQLPKFAEDLFKCAEDELWLIPTAEVPVTNLYRDEILDEENLPVHHCAYTPCFRREAGSYGRDTRGLIRLHQFNKVELVKFVHPEKSAEEHEKLVRDAESILQALKLPYRVLELCTGDIGFSAAKCYDLEVWLPSANTYREISSCSNFLDFQARRANIRFKSKGKKGTEFLHTLNGSGLAVGRTMSAILENYQQPDGSVLIPEVLQPLLNRQYL; encoded by the coding sequence GTGTTAGACATTAAGCTCGTGCGATCGCAGCCCGAACAGGTGCAAGCTCGCCTCAACAGTCGAGGCAAAGGTTACGACATTAGTAGATTGGTCGAACTAGAGCAGGAAGTTCGTGCATTAGAAACTCAGCGATCGCATTTGCAAGCCGAAAGCAACGACATCGGCAAGCAAGTTGGTATCAAAATGAAAGCTGGTGCGCCCGCCGCCGAAATTGAAGCACTAAAAGCGCGATCGCCCGAAATCAAACAACAACTCGCAGAGCTAGAACCTAAGGAAAGAGCGTTGCGTGAAGAAAGCAATGTCATCTTGATGACCTTGCCCAATTTGCCGAGCGAAACTACTCCTATCGGTGCAAATGAAACCGAAAATGTGGAAATCCGACGTTGGGGTGATGAATATAAGACTACACGCACCGATATTCTGCCCCATTGGGAAATTGGCGAAAAGCTAGGTATTCTCAACTTTGAACGCGCCGTTAAAATCGCTCAAACCCGTTTTGTGAATCTTATGGGTGCAGGAGCCGCCCTCGAACGGGCACTAATTCAATTCATGTTGAATACCCACACTGCCAATGGCTATGTGGAAGTTGCGCCGCCACTTTTGGTGAATACAGCAAGCATGACAGGCACAGGACAATTGCCTAAATTCGCAGAAGATTTATTCAAATGTGCAGAAGATGAACTGTGGCTTATTCCAACTGCCGAAGTTCCAGTTACTAATCTGTATCGGGATGAAATCCTTGATGAAGAAAATTTACCAGTTCATCATTGCGCTTATACCCCCTGTTTCCGTCGAGAAGCAGGAAGTTATGGACGTGATACTAGAGGTCTGATTCGTTTACACCAGTTCAATAAGGTGGAACTGGTTAAATTCGTGCATCCTGAAAAATCGGCGGAAGAGCATGAAAAATTGGTGCGTGATGCAGAATCAATTTTGCAAGCTTTAAAACTTCCCTATCGCGTGCTGGAACTCTGTACTGGTGACATAGGTTTTAGCGCTGCCAAATGCTATGACCTTGAGGTATGGCTCCCTTCTGCAAATACCTATCGCGAGATTTCTAGCTGCTCGAACTTCCTTGATTTCCAAGCCCGTCGCGCCAATATTCGCTTTAAGAGTAAGGGCAAAAAGGGAACGGAGTTTCTACATACCCTTAATGGTTCAGGATTGGCAGTCGGACGCACCATGTCCGCAATTCTGGAAAACTATCAGCAACCTGACGGAAGCGTCTTAATTCCTGAAGTGCTACAACCTCTACTTAACAGACAATACCTCTAG
- the menB gene encoding 1,4-dihydroxy-2-naphthoyl-CoA synthase: MTDWQLAAEFEDILYHKADGMAKITINRPQVRNAFRPKTITEMIAAFADAREDVEIGVVLLTGAGPAPDGKYAFCAGGDQKVRGDGGYISESGVPRLNVLDLQRLIRTMPQPVIALVAGYAIGGGHVLHVVCDLTIAADNAIFGQTGPMVGSFDGGFGASYLARLVGQKKAREIWYLCRQYDAQEALEMGLVNKVVPVEQLEAEGIQWAQEILDKSPLAIRCLKSAFNADCDGQAGIQELAGNATLLFYMTQEAQEGKQAFLEKRKPNFRQYPKLP; encoded by the coding sequence ATGACCGACTGGCAACTCGCCGCCGAATTTGAAGACATTCTCTATCACAAAGCCGATGGAATGGCAAAAATTACGATCAATCGTCCTCAAGTTCGTAATGCTTTTCGCCCCAAGACAATTACGGAAATGATCGCTGCCTTCGCTGATGCGCGGGAGGATGTGGAGATTGGGGTGGTGTTGTTAACTGGTGCGGGGCCTGCTCCCGATGGCAAATATGCCTTCTGTGCTGGTGGGGATCAGAAAGTACGTGGTGATGGTGGCTATATTTCGGAATCAGGTGTACCGCGTTTAAATGTGCTTGATTTGCAACGATTGATTCGCACGATGCCTCAACCTGTGATTGCTTTAGTGGCTGGCTATGCGATCGGTGGTGGTCATGTTTTGCATGTAGTTTGTGACCTCACGATCGCTGCTGACAATGCTATCTTTGGGCAGACTGGTCCTATGGTTGGTAGTTTCGATGGTGGCTTTGGTGCTTCCTATTTAGCGCGATTGGTGGGACAGAAGAAGGCTCGCGAAATTTGGTATCTCTGTCGTCAATATGATGCTCAGGAAGCTCTGGAAATGGGCTTGGTGAATAAGGTTGTACCTGTGGAGCAATTGGAAGCGGAAGGTATTCAATGGGCGCAGGAAATTTTGGATAAGAGTCCCTTGGCGATTCGCTGTCTCAAGTCGGCTTTTAATGCTGATTGTGATGGTCAGGCAGGTATTCAGGAACTCGCGGGTAATGCGACGTTATTGTTCTATATGACGCAGGAGGCTCAAGAGGGTAAGCAAGCTTTTCTCGAAAAGCGCAAACCCAATTTCCGTCAATATCCTAAGCTTCCATAG
- a CDS encoding four helix bundle protein codes for MQSIPDRTFQFAVRIVKLCQHLEESGGVARTIGKQLLRSGTSIGANVQEGQAGQSKADFINKNYIALKEARETLYWLKLLAATEILPENRLTPIAQEAQDITRILGATIVKAKGKNEKEKTD; via the coding sequence ATGCAAAGCATTCCTGATCGCACCTTCCAATTCGCCGTCCGTATCGTCAAACTCTGCCAACATCTCGAAGAATCAGGCGGCGTAGCGCGAACAATTGGTAAACAACTACTGCGATCTGGAACATCCATTGGCGCAAATGTCCAAGAAGGGCAAGCAGGGCAAAGCAAAGCCGACTTTATCAACAAAAATTACATCGCACTCAAAGAAGCAAGAGAAACCCTCTACTGGCTAAAACTTCTCGCCGCCACCGAAATCCTCCCCGAAAACCGACTCACTCCAATCGCCCAAGAAGCCCAAGATATCACCCGAATCTTAGGAGCAACGATTGTCAAGGCAAAAGGAAAAAATGAAAAGGAAAAAACAGATTGA
- the eno gene encoding phosphopyruvate hydratase, which translates to MTKGTEIIAIAAREILDSRGKPTVEAEVKLANGAIGLAQVPSGASTGSFEAHELRDGDKKRYGGKGVLIAVRNIHEKLLPELKGVDALNQELVDRIMIKRDGTPNKSDIGANAILAVSLATAKAASKAIGQPLYRYLGNPLSNVLPVPLMNVLNGGAHADNNVDIQEFMIVPVGAPTFKEALRYGAEVFAALSSVLHEKGLSTAVGDEGGFAPNLESNQAALELLIDAITKAGYKPGEQVALALDVASNELFKDGNYAIDGKTLSPQEFVNYYEGLISKYPIVSIEDGLEEDQWASWKAMTDQLTNTQLVGDDLFVTNKTRLERGIREGCASAILIKLNQIGSLTETLEAIATADRNGYRSVISHRSGETEDTTIADLAVATRAGQIKTGSLCRSERVAKYNRLLRIEAELGSQAVYAGAVGLGPSR; encoded by the coding sequence GTGACTAAAGGAACAGAAATCATTGCGATCGCTGCACGAGAAATCCTCGATTCGCGTGGTAAACCAACCGTTGAAGCGGAAGTCAAACTTGCCAACGGCGCAATCGGTCTCGCACAGGTTCCCAGTGGTGCATCTACAGGTAGTTTTGAAGCCCACGAACTACGGGACGGAGATAAAAAACGCTATGGTGGCAAAGGAGTTTTAATCGCAGTTCGCAATATTCACGAAAAACTTCTACCCGAACTCAAGGGGGTCGATGCGCTGAATCAAGAATTAGTCGATCGCATCATGATCAAACGTGATGGCACACCTAACAAATCTGACATTGGAGCAAATGCGATCTTGGCGGTTTCTCTTGCTACAGCAAAGGCAGCCTCCAAAGCGATCGGACAACCTTTGTATCGCTATCTAGGCAATCCTCTCTCGAATGTGTTGCCTGTGCCTCTAATGAACGTTCTTAATGGTGGCGCTCACGCTGATAATAACGTTGATATCCAAGAGTTTATGATTGTGCCCGTAGGCGCACCCACCTTTAAGGAAGCTTTGCGCTACGGTGCAGAAGTATTCGCAGCTCTTAGCTCCGTACTCCATGAAAAGGGCTTATCAACTGCCGTGGGTGATGAAGGTGGATTTGCCCCCAACCTTGAGTCCAATCAAGCAGCTCTAGAATTGCTAATCGATGCAATCACCAAAGCAGGTTATAAACCTGGGGAACAAGTGGCACTAGCGCTAGACGTAGCATCTAATGAGCTATTCAAAGATGGTAACTATGCGATCGATGGCAAGACCCTCAGTCCCCAAGAGTTCGTTAACTATTACGAAGGTTTGATCTCCAAATATCCTATCGTCTCTATCGAAGATGGATTAGAAGAAGATCAATGGGCTAGCTGGAAAGCTATGACCGATCAACTTACTAATACGCAATTAGTCGGTGATGACCTATTTGTAACCAATAAGACCCGTCTAGAGCGTGGTATTCGTGAAGGTTGTGCTAGCGCCATCTTGATTAAGCTCAATCAAATCGGTAGCTTGACCGAGACTCTAGAAGCGATCGCTACCGCAGACCGTAATGGTTATCGATCGGTGATCAGTCACCGTTCTGGCGAAACTGAAGACACCACGATCGCTGATCTTGCTGTTGCCACACGCGCAGGTCAAATCAAAACAGGTTCTCTCTGTCGTAGTGAGCGCGTTGCTAAGTACAACCGTTTACTCAGAATTGAAGCAGAACTTGGCAGCCAAGCAGTATACGCTGGCGCTGTTGGTTTAGGTCCTTCTCGCTAA
- a CDS encoding TIGR00297 family protein, protein MINSFPISQGWLIAIALNTCLGAIALLLPRKVLTTAGIYHAWILGIVIWGCLGWQGYVVILSYLIVGSGVTRIGKDIKEAKGIAEKRDGARGPENLWGSAATGAVCAIGYAIAPSPLWLLAYVASLSTKLADTTASEIGKAYGKSTFLITTLKPVPAGTEGAVSLEGTIAGIIGSLLIAAIGWAVSLLTSPWDLLWCAIAAFIATNIESLIGATLQEKYDWLTNELVNGINTTIGAAIATLIAAIMR, encoded by the coding sequence ATGATAAATAGTTTCCCCATTTCACAGGGCTGGTTGATCGCGATCGCCCTAAATACTTGTCTGGGAGCGATCGCCCTACTCTTACCTCGCAAAGTTTTAACCACAGCAGGAATTTACCATGCATGGATTTTAGGGATTGTGATCTGGGGCTGTTTAGGATGGCAAGGTTATGTAGTTATTTTAAGCTATCTGATCGTGGGTTCTGGGGTAACTCGCATCGGTAAGGACATCAAAGAAGCAAAAGGCATTGCCGAAAAACGCGACGGGGCAAGAGGTCCCGAAAATTTATGGGGTTCGGCGGCGACAGGTGCAGTTTGTGCAATTGGCTATGCGATCGCGCCAAGTCCTCTGTGGCTACTTGCCTATGTTGCTAGCCTCAGTACTAAGCTTGCCGACACAACCGCCAGCGAGATTGGCAAGGCATATGGCAAAAGTACATTTTTGATTACCACGCTTAAACCTGTCCCCGCAGGGACTGAGGGCGCTGTCAGCCTCGAAGGGACTATTGCAGGGATCATTGGTTCACTCTTAATCGCGGCAATTGGCTGGGCAGTGAGTTTATTAACGAGTCCTTGGGATTTGCTTTGGTGTGCGATCGCTGCCTTCATTGCCACAAATATCGAAAGCCTGATCGGGGCAACTTTGCAAGAAAAATATGACTGGCTCACCAATGAACTCGTTAATGGTATCAATACGACCATCGGTGCAGCGATCGCGACTCTGATTGCTGCAATTATGAGATGA
- a CDS encoding GUN4 domain-containing protein has protein sequence MTQEPESKPKLTWEEKITDILLKAIMTGGIGVGGANAFWELFIKSDIPKAIASAVIGAGISYGAKMLMPIHKRNEERAEQLGKAVNQGMDRFGEAVAAKVTAVEDRYFEAQAADCELCKTEGFGKIEGIATLMLEDVFVRLRLNFNMGMAGFRNEQRIAKRLLNDQDFNPEDFTVDIWQLLAKAKSDPIYRQIAILAWGGYGKTTLLRHVAYRLSRNKQGQNVPRFVPVLLLLRKYRDLLTQENPEDLPTIIEKYHIPSLNNSLQMPTNWVHDLLNKGKMLIMLDGFDEVPKLQRPLVAKWLNTQMRNYPKSVFILTSRPKAYTEQGFADSLDLKSVFNLQPFTPEQIREFVGKWYWSQEFYSFGKTDSPAIRREAELSAKDLLQQISKRDELQKLASNPLLLTMIARFHRRYPSAELPKRKADLYEEICKLQLKDRVEARQLQTVLTDEAQIILQMLALEMMLQKEERIDRETLLERFEVYLSEQEDAINATEFLIQIEQISELLVQREVDEFEFSHLSFQEFLAAMEIIRTNQESILYEHFTEDWWKQVILLYVSKFKKPSNLIKKALDAGAIDLALACTQETRKQIDANVKKDLQALEEQRLLQAVETEVKNSLYQQLEEYLKNQQWYEADQETWKLMLKVTNREEEGNLELDNIRNFPCEDLLTLDRLWVEYSKKHGFEFGFSVQKQIYVECDGKLEVSNPSSKTWNEFCDRTAWASEGKMVAYPDSFFKNNFMCVKGHLPSPSMWGVFIGGVSWVGMGGITSFLASRLVKCNL, from the coding sequence ATGACTCAAGAACCAGAATCAAAACCAAAATTAACTTGGGAAGAAAAAATTACTGATATCTTACTCAAGGCAATCATGACGGGCGGGATCGGTGTTGGTGGTGCAAATGCCTTTTGGGAATTGTTTATCAAAAGTGACATCCCCAAAGCGATCGCCTCGGCGGTGATTGGTGCAGGGATTTCCTATGGGGCAAAGATGCTGATGCCAATCCATAAGCGCAATGAAGAACGGGCTGAGCAGTTGGGTAAAGCAGTTAATCAGGGAATGGATCGCTTCGGTGAGGCTGTAGCGGCAAAAGTTACCGCCGTAGAAGATCGCTATTTTGAAGCACAGGCGGCGGACTGTGAACTTTGTAAGACTGAGGGATTTGGAAAGATTGAAGGCATCGCGACACTAATGCTAGAGGATGTGTTTGTCCGATTGCGCCTCAATTTTAATATGGGTATGGCAGGTTTTCGTAATGAGCAGAGGATAGCCAAAAGACTCTTAAACGATCAGGATTTTAATCCAGAAGACTTTACGGTTGATATTTGGCAATTGTTAGCAAAGGCGAAAAGCGATCCCATATATCGACAAATAGCAATTTTGGCTTGGGGCGGCTATGGAAAAACAACGCTATTACGTCATGTTGCCTATCGTTTGAGTAGAAACAAACAGGGCCAGAATGTACCACGTTTTGTACCTGTGTTATTGCTATTGAGGAAATATCGAGATTTACTCACTCAAGAAAATCCTGAAGATCTGCCCACAATTATCGAAAAATATCATATTCCTAGTCTCAATAATAGTTTGCAGATGCCGACAAATTGGGTGCATGATTTGCTGAATAAAGGCAAGATGCTGATTATGTTGGATGGATTTGATGAGGTTCCTAAATTACAGCGTCCATTGGTGGCGAAGTGGCTGAATACGCAAATGCGGAACTATCCTAAATCAGTTTTTATCTTAACGTCTCGTCCCAAAGCCTATACTGAGCAAGGATTTGCTGATTCACTTGATTTGAAGTCTGTATTTAATTTACAACCCTTTACGCCTGAGCAGATTAGAGAATTTGTGGGGAAATGGTATTGGTCGCAAGAATTTTATAGTTTTGGCAAAACGGATTCACCAGCTATTCGGAGAGAAGCGGAACTCTCGGCAAAGGATCTCTTGCAACAAATATCTAAGCGTGATGAATTGCAAAAATTAGCTAGTAATCCCCTATTGCTGACGATGATTGCTCGGTTTCATCGTCGCTATCCTAGTGCAGAATTACCAAAACGCAAGGCGGATCTGTATGAGGAGATCTGTAAGTTGCAACTCAAGGATCGCGTTGAGGCACGTCAATTGCAAACAGTATTAACGGACGAAGCACAAATAATTTTGCAGATGTTGGCGCTAGAAATGATGCTTCAAAAAGAAGAAAGAATTGATCGCGAAACTTTGCTAGAAAGATTTGAGGTTTACTTGTCAGAACAAGAAGATGCAATTAATGCGACAGAATTTCTGATTCAAATAGAACAAATTAGCGAATTGCTAGTACAAAGGGAAGTTGATGAGTTTGAGTTTTCCCATTTAAGTTTCCAAGAGTTTCTAGCAGCGATGGAAATTATTCGTACAAATCAAGAAAGCATTTTATACGAGCATTTTACTGAAGATTGGTGGAAGCAGGTGATTTTGTTGTATGTGAGTAAGTTTAAGAAGCCTAGCAATCTCATTAAAAAAGCGCTAGATGCAGGGGCAATCGATTTGGCTTTGGCTTGCACTCAGGAAACGAGAAAGCAGATTGATGCAAATGTCAAAAAGGATTTGCAAGCCCTAGAAGAACAGCGCCTGTTGCAAGCTGTGGAAACTGAGGTGAAAAATTCTCTCTATCAACAATTAGAGGAGTATCTCAAAAATCAGCAATGGTATGAAGCGGATCAGGAAACTTGGAAGTTGATGCTCAAGGTGACAAATCGGGAAGAAGAGGGAAATTTAGAGTTAGATAATATTAGAAATTTTCCTTGCGAGGATTTATTAACACTAGATCGCCTGTGGGTGGAATATAGTAAAAAGCATGGATTTGAGTTTGGCTTTAGTGTCCAGAAACAGATTTATGTCGAGTGTGATGGTAAGCTAGAGGTTAGCAATCCTAGTTCTAAAACTTGGAATGAGTTTTGTGATCGCACTGCATGGGCGAGCGAAGGCAAGATGGTGGCATATCCAGACTCATTTTTTAAGAATAATTTTATGTGTGTGAAGGGTCACCTCCCGTCACCGAGTATGTGGGGGGTATTTATTGGTGGGGTGAGTTGGGTAGGTATGGGAGGTATTACTTCTTTTCTCGCATCGAGACTTGTGAAGTGTAACCTATAA
- a CDS encoding DUF1361 domain-containing protein translates to MTEAFEQFLGNFRWMGWNLFLAIIPCVLSFILFTKRSPKRLPQNFMWWLGLITFILFLPNAPYIITDIIHFVDDARTPEISDNGVIFLIIPQYTIFILLGFQCYALSLIKLVQYLGWLKLIRNITFMEISMNFICAVGVYWGRFNRLNSWHVLTQPRRVLETAISNLENPNFFFGTILFFIIFTSLYYIFKWINLAIAFYWHNRSNQVSV, encoded by the coding sequence ATGACAGAAGCATTTGAACAGTTTTTAGGAAATTTTCGGTGGATGGGGTGGAACTTATTTTTGGCAATAATTCCTTGTGTACTTAGCTTTATCTTATTTACGAAGCGATCGCCAAAGCGCTTACCTCAAAATTTTATGTGGTGGTTAGGGCTAATAACTTTTATCCTATTTCTGCCTAATGCCCCTTACATAATTACCGATATTATTCATTTTGTGGATGATGCACGTACACCTGAGATTTCCGATAATGGTGTGATTTTTCTGATCATCCCTCAATATACTATCTTCATCCTATTGGGCTTCCAATGTTATGCGCTCTCTTTGATCAAACTTGTGCAGTACCTAGGATGGCTGAAGCTGATTAGAAATATTACGTTCATGGAAATCAGCATGAACTTTATCTGTGCCGTTGGCGTGTATTGGGGAAGATTCAATCGCTTAAATAGTTGGCATGTACTGACACAACCAAGGAGAGTTTTGGAAACAGCCATTAGCAATCTCGAAAATCCTAACTTCTTCTTTGGCACAATCTTATTTTTTATAATCTTTACAAGCCTCTACTACATTTTTAAATGGATTAATTTGGCGATCGCTTTCTATTGGCACAATCGTTCCAATCAAGTTTCTGTATAA
- the plsY gene encoding glycerol-3-phosphate 1-O-acyltransferase PlsY yields the protein MWFPYLLLAIAYLLGSFPTGYLVGRMAGIDIREHGSGSTGATNVWRNVGKFAGISVFAVDFAKGAIAIYVMQQANWLLTSFGLTANIAIDNLSLFVIGAGMLALIGHSRPVWLGFKGGKSVATGVGILFMLNWIVAIAAFSVWLATMAIWRTVSISSIAAATAAPIFMWTLQGNIVYSSFVTVGCMFVIWLHRSNIERILNGTELTFKSDSKA from the coding sequence ATGTGGTTTCCTTATCTCTTGCTGGCGATCGCCTATCTTTTAGGATCTTTCCCGACGGGTTATCTGGTGGGACGGATGGCAGGTATCGATATTCGTGAACATGGCTCAGGCTCGACTGGGGCAACGAATGTCTGGCGCAATGTCGGTAAGTTTGCAGGAATTAGTGTATTTGCGGTGGACTTTGCGAAAGGGGCGATCGCTATTTATGTAATGCAGCAAGCGAATTGGTTGCTCACCAGTTTTGGGTTAACGGCAAATATAGCGATCGACAATCTGTCGCTGTTTGTAATTGGCGCAGGGATGCTGGCTTTAATTGGTCATAGTCGCCCTGTCTGGCTCGGCTTTAAGGGTGGTAAGTCTGTAGCAACGGGTGTGGGGATTTTATTTATGTTGAACTGGATTGTGGCAATCGCTGCCTTTAGCGTGTGGCTAGCCACGATGGCAATTTGGCGCACGGTTTCTATTAGCTCCATTGCGGCGGCAACTGCTGCCCCCATCTTCATGTGGACTTTACAGGGCAATATTGTTTATTCCAGCTTTGTTACGGTAGGTTGTATGTTTGTAATTTGGTTACATCGCTCCAATATCGAGCGTATCCTCAATGGCACTGAGCTAACCTTCAAATCAGATTCTAAGGCATAA
- a CDS encoding DUF6918 family protein, translated as MGLSENLLTPDNKALIVQECCEMIDAQLASKTGMSGIALKTAFAALKGLKPNYIYSVVDSLSQPCFNEIDPIWAEGLQQGEPVEYLKANKSRTADALLAVTDTKAKNTKIQLVRGVYEKFRDSAKKHVEDAVPDLAEIIGKYAK; from the coding sequence ATGGGACTAAGTGAAAATCTGTTAACCCCTGATAACAAAGCCTTAATTGTCCAAGAATGCTGCGAGATGATCGATGCACAACTAGCTAGCAAAACAGGCATGAGTGGGATCGCTCTCAAAACAGCCTTTGCTGCGCTCAAGGGGCTTAAGCCCAATTATATCTATAGTGTAGTTGATTCACTCTCGCAACCATGCTTTAACGAAATTGATCCCATTTGGGCAGAGGGACTCCAACAAGGTGAACCTGTAGAATATCTGAAAGCGAATAAGTCACGCACCGCAGATGCATTGTTAGCTGTTACTGATACAAAAGCAAAAAATACTAAGATTCAACTGGTGAGAGGAGTCTATGAGAAATTTCGTGATTCTGCCAAGAAACATGTTGAAGACGCGGTTCCAGATTTGGCGGAGATAATTGGTAAATATGCTAAGTAG
- a CDS encoding L-threonylcarbamoyladenylate synthase: MATIHRLHPDNPQARTIAQIVNALRDGAIMLYPTDTVYAIGCDLMSKSAIERVRKLKQMSNDKPLTFLCSSLSNISEYAIVSNANYRTMKSLVPGPYTFILPATKLVPKLVLNPKRKTTGIRVPDHGVSQTIIEALGNPIISTSANLTEDDIDEEDFSHQSKNAKQRNVCELPKMELFDRFSKLVDFIVDDGSDHSYEVSTILDLTDDLNPSVLRQGLGVAPF, translated from the coding sequence ATGGCAACCATTCATCGACTGCATCCAGACAATCCCCAAGCAAGGACGATCGCTCAGATCGTGAATGCTTTACGCGATGGCGCGATTATGCTCTATCCGACGGATACAGTCTATGCGATCGGTTGCGATTTGATGTCTAAGTCGGCAATAGAACGTGTTCGCAAACTCAAGCAAATGTCAAACGATAAGCCACTGACATTTCTCTGTTCTTCTTTATCGAATATCTCAGAATATGCGATCGTTTCTAATGCCAACTATCGCACCATGAAAAGTCTGGTTCCCGGTCCCTATACCTTCATTTTGCCAGCCACCAAACTTGTGCCGAAGTTGGTATTAAATCCTAAACGTAAAACCACAGGGATTCGAGTTCCCGATCATGGTGTATCTCAAACCATTATCGAAGCATTGGGAAATCCCATTATCTCCACATCGGCAAACCTGACGGAAGATGATATCGATGAAGAGGATTTTAGCCATCAGTCCAAAAATGCTAAGCAACGTAATGTGTGCGAATTGCCAAAGATGGAACTATTCGATCGCTTTTCTAAACTAGTAGATTTCATCGTTGATGATGGCTCCGATCATAGCTACGAAGTCTCCACCATCCTCGATTTAACCGATGATCTCAATCCAAGCGTGTTACGTCAAGGATTAGGGGTAGCTCCTTTTTAA
- the petM gene encoding cytochrome b6-f complex subunit PetM, whose translation MGEMVNAMVLCIVLIPVGIAFGYFLLKLQGEEKEEA comes from the coding sequence ATGGGAGAAATGGTTAACGCGATGGTCTTGTGCATAGTACTGATTCCCGTCGGTATTGCATTTGGATACTTTTTGCTCAAGCTCCAAGGCGAAGAAAAAGAAGAAGCTTAA
- a CDS encoding cyclic nucleotide-binding domain-containing protein, with protein sequence MTTIDLFKNEKNFITIPAGEVIFQKGGIADRMYVVLEGEVEISIDGKLLDLTGAGGIVGEMALISASPRSATAIAKTECKLVPIDEKRFTFLVQQTPYFALSVMKIMVERIRKLDALVLGIE encoded by the coding sequence TTGACAACGATTGATTTATTTAAAAACGAAAAAAACTTCATTACAATTCCAGCGGGTGAAGTGATTTTCCAAAAAGGTGGGATCGCTGATCGCATGTATGTAGTGCTTGAAGGTGAAGTAGAAATTTCTATAGATGGTAAATTGCTAGATCTCACTGGTGCTGGTGGCATTGTTGGAGAAATGGCTCTCATCAGCGCATCCCCAAGAAGTGCTACAGCGATCGCCAAAACAGAATGTAAGTTGGTTCCGATTGATGAGAAACGCTTTACTTTTTTAGTGCAACAAACTCCATATTTTGCGCTTAGCGTGATGAAGATAATGGTTGAAAGAATTAGAAAGCTTGATGCTCTAGTTTTGGGAATTGAATAA